Sequence from the Spirochaetota bacterium genome:
CCACCCTGATGTGAAATCGAGATATTTTTTGCCATTTTCATCCCAAACAAATACCCCCTCGCCTCTCTCTATAGATATCTTAATTTTTTTAAAAAATGGCGCAAAATGCTTGTCTTCTACTGAGATTGTTTCAATATTATCATTCATGTTAAATATCCTATAAATTTAAATTTGTACCACCTATTTTACCGCAAAAGAATTTTGATAAATTACATGGACGTAATTTATCAAAATATTCAACTAGCGGCAAAATGAGCCATGGAGGGCTTATTTTATGTTCAAATGCAATATGTATTACTTAAATGTGTTTTATCGACTAATATTACATGAAAGAGTTAAACTATATTTATCATACTTGGATGAAATATGTATAAGAAAGATAAATCATCTATTCTATTAAATTGTATGGAAGAGCTATTCCATATTTTATTTTAGGGTTGATATATGATCATATTTGTTAGAGAATATGTAAAGTCTGTAATGAGTATTGTATACAAAAAATATGAATCTCAGTATAATAAATCAATCAAAATATATTTTAGCATTTGCACACGATTATTGTGGAAAACCAATACTGTCCAAAGGGGTGTATACATACTCACGTGGGGATATATAAACAATAACGTTAACTGAGTGGTTTCATAAGAAATACTAATTATAGTAATTGAAAAATAATAATCTCCTTATTATATTATATATGTTTATTTATTTCTCAGGAGTCTGTTATGAATAAAACAATCAATGTTAACAGCAATATTGGGAAAAGGTTGAATAAAATAAGAAAATCCAAGTCGAGATGTCTTCTGTTCAATGGCAAGGAGATACCCTTAGTTGGTAAAATCACGATGGGACGTGACAGCAAGAATGCCTTTGTTATAAACGATAATATGGCCTCTCGCTTTCATGCAGTAATTCAAAAGATAAAGGACGACTATTTCATTAAAGATCTGAACAGCACAAATGGAACCTTTGTCAATGAAATGCAGGTACCCAAAGAGAAATATGTTAAACTATATGATAATGATATAATCCGTATTGGTAGAACCGAGTTTTCAATAATTTGAGTTCTGAAGATTGATTATACAAGGCTCTCAGCCTTACTTCAGGTTAGTGAAGTGGTTAATAAATAGCGCCTATTTATATGTTAATTTATCAGGAAGAATTCATCAATTATCCGCAGAGCACAATATCTAATCATGAGAGGAGGGTGTTGATATACCATCCTCTCGCTTCCTCAGCCTTTTGGGAATATAGACACAATAGGGCTCTTCAGCAAGATAATCGTTATACTCCGAGTAGGCTCTTGCCCTGCATCCAGCGCAAAAGGTTTTATATTCACAAATTCCACACTTCCCCTTCAGTTTGCTGAGATCCCTCAGGTTAGTAAAGAGTTCAGACTTTTCCCATATATCTCGAAAGGGAGTTTCCAATACATTCCCTGCAATCAAAGGCAGATAACCGCAAGCCTGTACATCGCCTTTGTGAGAGATAAAGCATACAGCAGTTCCACTCAGGCATCCCCTTGTCATGGCTGAGAGTCCATCCGTTTCGAAGGTTATCTCTCTGCCCTCCTCTTTCGCTCTTTGCCTAATTATTCGATAATAATGCGGGGCGCAGGTAGCCTTAAATTCAAGTTTGGTCTCCTTTGATCTATCATAAAACCAATTCAAAACCTCCTCATACTTCTCCTTTGATATCATGTCAGTTTCTACAATCTGAACCCCGCAACCAACAGGAACCAGCATGAAGATATGAAGAGCCTTTGCTCCCATCTCTTCTGAGAGCCTCAATATACCCTCAATTTCGTCAACATTCCTATTTGTTATTGTCGCATTGAACTGAAAATCAACTTCATATTCTTTTAAAAACCCTACACCCCGAAGAGACTCATCAAAGGCACCCTTTATTCCTCTAAAACCATCATGGGAAACAGCATCCTTGCCATCAATTGAAATGCTGACCCTCTCAAATCCGGAATTTTTAATCGACTCTGCAAGCTTACTGTCTATCAATGTGCCATTAGTAGCAAGGGCAAGCCGAAACTCCTTTGTCTTAGCATATTTAGCAATATCGAAAATATCTGATCTGTAAAGGGGTTCTCCACCTGTTAATATTAAAATCGGATTAGCAAAGGTTGAAATGTTGTCAATTACATCCTTTATCTCTTCTGTTGTCAGTTCACCCTGATAATCGAAATCCTCTGCCTCGGCCCTGCAATGCTTGCATTTCAGGTTGCACTTCTTTGTTAATTCCCAGAAAACGATTCTGAGATTATTTATCCCTAAATTCTTCATGTGCCTAATAACTCCTCAATGATTCTGATCTTATCCCTAATAGTCCTTTTCTCATGTCCTCCTATACCCCTACCATCAGTTACGTGATTCTTTAAATATACAATCGGGTTGTGAAGTGTTTTAGTCATTATTTGATTTGTCAACTCTTCAATAAGCTGAAAATCCTCATCTGATACATGCTTTAATTTCCTTCGCTTATATTTGTTGAGTTCCTTCTTTCTTATCTCATCAAATTTATCCTGAATCTTTACAATTGTTGGGACAACCACCAATCCCTCATACCATTCATAAAACTCCTCTGCATCCAATTCAATTAGACTTTCAGCCAATTCAACCTCTCTCAGCCTGCTCTTCAAATTTTCATCCGCAATAGATTTAAGATCATCTATATTGTACAAAAAAACATTATTTATCCTCCCTACCTCTGGTTCAATGCTCCTCGGAACAGCTATATCAATCATAAAGAGGGGCTGATTACCTCTCCTTTTAATTGCGCTCTTTGCTGTAATGGGTGTTATCATGTACTCTGGGGTCAAGACTGATGAAATTATAATATCCACCTCTGCAGCGGAATACCGGATATCCTCCAGGGTAATAATTCGAGCCTCCCTATTGATATTATTTGCTATCCTCTCAGCATTATGAAAAGACCTGTTTGCAATAATGACCTCGCCAATATTGCATTTTGTGAGATACTTAAGAATTAACTCCCCCATTTCTCCGGCGCCAACCAGAAGGGCTTTTTTCTGTGATATATCTTCAAAGATGCTTTTTGCGAGTTCTGTTGCTATATATGCGACCGAGAGGGGATTTTTAGCTATTTCTGTTTCGGTTCGCACACGTTTTGCGGTGTTAAAGGCTTGATGGAAGAGTCTGTTCAATATCTGCCCTGTGCACTTTTCGATTGAAGATTTTCTGTAGGCTTCCTTCACTTGACCTATTATCTCATTCTCCCCAACCACCATTGAATCGAGGGAGGACGCTACTGTAAGGAGATGGAGAATAGCCTCCTTTGAGTATTTTTTATAGATGCTATCCTCAAAGTCATCTCTTTTTAGAGATGATATTTCTTCAAATATTTCTAATACTGAATCCACCGATTCTTTTATGTCATGTGAGGCTACATAGACCTCAACCCTGTTGCAAGTTGAAATGCATACAGCCTCCTTTATCCCGCAAGAGCACAGCCTTAGTAAAAATTCAGAAATATTTTCATTTGCCAGGGAGAAATGTTCCCTCATTTTGACTGGCGCAGTTTTATGGCTCATTCCAATCAGTATTATCTCGGGTATGCCATTTTGATTATCCATGATTACCTTAAGCTGTGAAATCCTGAAGTAATATAAATATTGGTGAAGATGAACAAAAACATTAACAGAAGGAAAAATGCGATATTGATGATGCTGATATTATGAGAGGCTATTCTCTTTATACGCCTTATCAAAAAAATGGTAAAAATTACGATCCAAGAAAAATATGTGTGAAACTCCTTTGCGGTTCCGAGGGAAAGTGATTTATAACTAATAAATACCATCACAACACCAATTATAATGCCTACTGTTAGAAGTATCAAAGATCTCGATATTGCCCAGGCATTAAAATTTTCAATTGTTTCTAGATTTGGCAATTGATATATCAACCTCATTGATCCCTTTTTCCGTAGTTGCCATTCCATAACAAGATAGAGTATAGAGCCTACAAAGCTAAAAAAGAAGAATAATTCTCCAATTATTGTAATAAAGATATGAGCTGGCAATATATGCGATGTTAATACACTATAATCTGTTTCAACGGTAACCCTTCTTGTGGAATTGATAAATGGAATTGAGATGATAAGCATAATCGTAATAAAAGGAAAAGCAAGGGCCATAAAGGATCTCCAATGGTGATGCCACCTAGAAAAATAGAGATAAAGGATTATCAGTATTAGTACAAATGATAGTATGTAGAAATAGCTCCATATGCTGGAAATGTTCTCCACAAAGCCGTCAATGGAGGAGGTATAGATCCTAATGAATCCAAGAATTATCAATAAAAATGCTGAAACAAAAAACAGATATTTTGTCTTATTAACATATTTCTCCTTTTTTGAATGCAATGATAGAATGCTAAAAAAAGAAGTTAAAATAAAGAGAATCAGGGTTAAAATAAACGCTAAGTTAAACATAACTAACCTTTAAGGTGATTTATATTGATTTAATATTCGGTTAATGAATTTCACTTTCTCCTTCTACAATTATTGTAAATTGTTTCCATATATAATTTATATAATAGTACTTGGATATAAATGTCAATTTCTTTATAATACAATATCTCAAGATATGAAATATTCATATAAGTTGAATTATTCACAATATATATCTCTAATGATTACCCTCCATGCCATGGATGAGGGTAATATAAAGGCTACTCGATTGATAATAAATATATATAGGATAAATAAACATATTTTCCTCTTACATTTTTTTCAAGCTAGCATTGAAAAAGAATGAAAATCCTTGAATATTATATCATATTTATTATATACTTTATCTTAATAAATTAATGTTTTGACAATGTAGAAGAATTATATTTGATTTTTCAACGCCTATTTTTTACTAAGTGTCAAGCTTTATTATTTAATAACTTAGGATTCGAGGGCTATCATGTATTTTTGAGTGCTGAATGCATCTATCTTGAAAATATTAATAAAAGAGTTATTAAGGAGGAAATAATGCGGGTAATATATAAATCAATGACTATTCTAATACTATTTTTGTCGCAGGCCTTCCCCTTCACCGACCAAACTACTACTGAAAGAATTATAAAGGAGAATAAAGATTTCATAAACTTTATGAATGTCTCAATAACAAACTTTGGTGATCAAGAAAGAACGAATCTATTTAAAGAATTATATCTGATTCATTTTAATGCCTTTGTATCATACCTTCAGTCAGATTATAAAAACGCCTACAAAAAGCTCTATGACTCTCAGGAACGGCAATCTCTTTTATATTCATACATAGTCAAAAAGCTCTATTTAGATTCATCAAAAGAAATACTAGACAGCCTAGCCCCAATTATTATAAAATCAAAGAATACAAGAGCAAGAAAGTATCTATCTTTAGGATATAGGGATAGAACTGTTGGGAGAAATAATTTTGTTTTTGGTGAAGCCTCAAATCCAAGGCTTCACTCAAATAAGATCTATAAATATATAAAGGCAATCAAAAGGGTTAGGCGAGCAAAGAGATATGGATTTCTCGCACTCTGGGAATGTCAATCCGATGAGATGAAGAAGGAGATATATAACCATCTTATAACAAAGGAGAAGGGAGCTGGAAATCACTTTTTCAATAGATTTTTAATACAGGGTGATGATGAATTTCTGCAGGAGATAAATAAAACCTATAAAGAACATAAGGAATCAATTGAGAACAAGAAAGAGACTCAAACACAAGGAATAGACCAAAAAGAAACACCTATGAAAGGGAGTATAATAACTGCAGAGAGTAGAATTGAGAAGAGAGTCAGATTTCGTCAAGAGAAGACTACCGCAAACTATCTATTGAATTACGAATTCGACGGGGTTGATGACATGACACGAAAATATATCAAGGATTATAATTTTAAGCTAATTCAAGCTACCTTTGAGGTATTAGCAACACATAAGGGTGACTCAAAGGATGAAATTGATTATAATAGCTTTAAAATTCATCATATGGATAATTACATCCGTTTATCAAATAAATCTGCAATAGATACCTTTGCTGATTACCTGAAGGTTGATGAGGTGGTTGAAGCCCCATCTGAAGAGGTGGGGATAACAATGGATACCGGTCAGCCTGCACAAGAAAAAGATGAGATTGACAAAAAAGAGAATAAAAATATAGATGGAATTGAACAGATAGAGGCAAAAGAGACGAAAAAGGTTGGGGATAGTACAGAGAAGAAATAATACAATATACGTGATCATTCAATACATAAACTACAATTAGGCGTACAATATTTGGAAAATAGTTGAACATGATAGAAAGATCTGATCCTTTGTTGAAATAAATTTAAACAAGCTTTCAAACAATATTAATTGATGACTAATCGTTGGAGATATATAATAATAAATTTCTTTATGACACTAAGTCAATGAAGCCTTTCTTTATTCATTGTAATCTGACATCTTTTCTGATTGATAAATTTCTCTAGACAAAAACATTACGATATAACTGATTTTACTATGATTATGAAAAAGATTATATGGTATTTCATACTCTTTTATACTTTCCTTTTCTGGATACTAATCATCCTTGATTGCCTTTATTGGTATATCAATTGATAATTGGAGAAATGCATTTCCAGCACTTACATTGAAAGAGTAAGAATATTTAAATAATACTTACTTTTAAACAATAGAGATAACAAAAAAATGAAAGAAGTTGTCGAAAAAGTAAAAACATCAATTGAAAAGATGCCAGCTCTATCGCCTGTTATCAATAAGATCAATGAGGTGGCGAATGATAAGGGCGCCTCAGCTCAAGACCTTACGGATGTTATTCAACTTGATCCTGTTCTAACCGCAAAGGTAATAAGGATGGTAAACTCTGCCTATTTTGGCTTATCCCAACAGATAAAGTCACTAAAACAGGCAGTGGTAATGTTGGGGATTAATACAATAAAAAATGTGGCTCTCTCCTCCTCATTTCTTAGCATAGTGAATCTGAAGGGTCAATCCAGCTTAGATGGAGAGGAATTCTGGCAACACTCCCTCGGGGTAGCAGTTGCTTCCAAGCTAATTGCCAGGCGCTTAGGTGTTGATGAGACCTATATTGAAGAGTATTTTATTGCAGGGCTGATTCATGATATCGGGAAAGTGCTAATAAACAATTTCTTTCCTGACGAGATGAATGAGATACTCGCTGCTTCTTCCAAAAAGGATGAACCAATTGTTGAAATAGAAAAGAGAATAATGAAACTATCACATGAAGAGATTGGAATTGCCATTGGGAAAAAATGGAAATTTGAGAATGCCCTTCTATTTGCTGTAGGCAAACATCATCATCCTGTTTTACAGGGCAGTTCTGCTATCTTCTCAATGGTTGTCTCAGTGGCAGATACCTTTGTAAAGATTTTGAAGGTAGGCTTTAGTGGAAATTATAAAATTGAACCTGTTCCTGAAGAGGTCTGGAGCGCCATAAACCAGGATGAAGAATCAATCTTTTCAGCTTTGTCGACTATTAATGAAGAAATTGAAAAGGCTAAATTATTTCTTAAGCAGAAATGAATGGACTAAAAATAACATTTTGGGGGGTAAGAGGCTCCGTACCTGTACCTGGCCCATCCACAGTTAAGTACGGCGGTAATACTGCCTGCTTCGATTTGAAATCAGATGATGGAGATTGGATTATCTTTGACGCAGGAACAGGCTTGAGGGTGCTTGGACAGTCTTTAGACCTATCGAAAAATTACGATATACATCTATTTATCTCACATCCTCATTGGGATCATATTAATGGTTTTCCATTCTTCCCGCCTGTTTATATCCCTGGCAATAGGGTTACAATTTATGGTCCAGGAACCTTTGAATTATCCCTTGAAGATATAATTAATGGCCAGATGAAATATACCTACTTCCCAGTACGTACAGCAGAACTCAATGCAGAATTTAAGTATAAAGAATTGAAAGAAGAATCTTTTACACTTGGAAATCTGTATGTGGAGACTCATATGCTCAATCACCCGGTTACATGCCTTGGCTATAAAATAAAATACAGGGATAAAGTCTTTGTTTACTTAGGAGACAATGAGCCATATTATAATGTATTCAACGATAATGATAACGAGGTGGATCACTTTGCCAAAGATATGAACAATAGACTGGCTGAATTTGTCAAAGGCGCTGATACCCTAATATCCGATGCTCAGTATATTCCATCTGAATATGAAAGCAAGAGGGGTTGGGGGCACAGCACAACCCATGACCTTGTAAACATGTCCATCAAGTCCGGTGTCAAAAAGATCTTCTTCTTCCATCACGAACCGATGAGAAGTGATAGGGAATTAGATTTTATTGTAGATCATTATAGAAAAAAGATAAAAGAAAAGGGATATGATATTGAAATATATGCAGCTATGGAAAATGCGACCTACGATGTATAAGTCAAATCCTCTCATTTTCAGCGATATTTATAAAAGTATAATTCATACCTTCTTTCATATCCAATATTAACTGATAGTACAAATTATAATAATAAATAATACATGAAAATCATATATTATTTTTCCCTCTCTTTATCCTTTAACGCAGCCTTTTTTATCTTAAATGTAGAGGTCATTGGGAATTCCTTCAAGATTTCCAGATGTCTTGGGTATTTATATTTTGCAACCTTCCCCTCAAGAAACATATGAATCTCCTCAAGCGTCAGTGTTTCCCCTTCCTTGAGAACGACAAATGCCTTGCCAACTTCAGCCCATTTTTTATCCGGAACACCAATTATGGCCACATCTGCAATTTTCGAATGGGCATAGAGTACTTTCTCAATTTCAGCCGGATACACATTCTCTCCACCACTACGGTACATGTCCTTGGCGCGGTCCACCAAATATAAAAAACCATCCTCATCCTTATATCCTAAATCTCCAGTATCAAGTACGCCATTATTCAATACCTCGTTAGTCTTATCCGGCAAATTCCAGTAACCACTCATAACGCAGGGACCCTGAGCAAGCATTCTGCCGACTTGTCCCATCGGCACTTCTTTCCCATCTTCATCCGCTATCCAGATATTCGTAAAAAAGCCTGGCAATCCCACAGAACCGATTTTACTCTGAACAAACTCTCTGGGAACCGTTGTCATTGCAGAATTTTCAGTTTGCCCAAAACCAACCTGCAAATGAATACCTCTTTTACTCAACTCTCTAAAAAGACTCGTCGGAGTTCGCTCTCCACCTCCAAGGGAGTATTTAACACTGGAGACATCAACCTCATCGAGTTTGCCAGTCTTTAGAATAAAATTCCACATTGTTGTCAATGCAAATACAATTGTAGCCCTGTATTTCTGTATATCTTCAGCAAACTGATTGGCATCAAAACCCCGCCTCATAATCATAGGAATACCATTACACAGAGCGGGTGTAGCTACGATAAAAAGACCACCAGAATGGAATAGCGGCAATTGAGCTAGTATTATATCCTCTGAAGTTATATCTATATATGATCTAATCTGAAATGTCTTAAAATAAGTCTGCCCATGCGATAGCACTGCCCCCTTTGGATTGCCCGTTGTCCCGGAGGTATATACAATAGACAAGGGATCGTCTAACGATACGATACTTGGCCCGTGAAGTTCATCAGTAGAACCTTCCTTGATAGCATCATTATAATCTATCGCCCATTCAGGGCAAAGCGGTGTGTCAGAATTGCCGGATTTCAGATAAACATACCTCCCCTTTTCAACTTTTACTCTGCTGCGAATACTATCAATATTCATCGTAAATGAATCATGAAAGGCTAAAAGACGCGAACCACTATCATTTATCTGATATTCTAATTCCGGTCCCACCATACGCCAATTTAAAGGAACAAAAATTACACCAAGTTTAGCGCATGCAAGGTATATTTCAAGAAATTCAGGACAATTCAACATTACAACTGCGATTCGATCACCCTTTTTGATTCCAATTTTATGCATATAATCTACAAAACGATTAACACCCTGATCCAATGCCTTATATGTATACCTTTTATCTTCAAAAATAAATGCTGTCTTTTCAGGTGTTATTGCTGCTCTCTTACTTGATATATACCCTATATTCCAATTCATTTGAATTTCTCCTGTAAAAGTGTTATTTGTCTTAACTTCCATTTCTAATCATGTAGTATATCAATTTCTCAAAGACATTGCACCCTGGATAAGGGCTGTATTTAATAATAACGCATCCCTTTAGTTATTCAAGTATTTATTTCAATAAGACGAAAGGGTTATTTACTCTATCAAGAGTTCTATCAAACCCTTTTTCTTAATTTTTCTTCTATTACCATGCTTTTCTGTATTCTCAATTTTATAGATTATAATATTGTATCGCATGTATATTTTTTCATTATTAATTCCCCAATCTAAATTATTTCTGTATTTCAATATTATTCAAAGGTATAAGACCTTATTAGTTCTCAAAATCCTTATCTCCTCTTTTTACATTTTCTTTTACCCAATAAACTATCTCTTCTAATGATGATCCTGGCTTGAAAATCTCTTTTATTCCAGCGTTTTTCAAAAGAGGAATATCATCCTCCGGAAAAATGCCTCCACCACAGACAATAATGTCATCAGCCCCATTTTCCTTTAACAATTCAACGACTCTGGGAAAATGGTATTTATGAGCCCCAGCAAGACTTGATAAAGCGATCATATCCACATCTTCTTGAATAGCAGCATCAACAATCTCATCCGGGCTTTGATGAAGACCAGTGTACACAACTTCATAACCAGCATCCCGATAAGCTTTAGCAATAATCTTTGCGCCCCGGTCATGCCCATCAAGTCCTGGCTTTGCCACTAATATTTTAATCCTTTTCATGTTTGTCATCTTATCCTATCCTTATATAAATGATAACACTAATTATATTTCAACATCCCTGCATTGAGCTAAAATATACCTGGATCCCTGTATTCTCCAAAAACCTTTCTGAATATATCACACATCTCTTGAAGGGTGGCATAACTTCTCACTGCATCCAGAAGGGGTTCCATCACATTCTGATTCCCAGAAGAAGCCTCACCTAATTTTTCAAGACTTTCCTTTACACTTGAATTATCTCGACTATCTTTAATACGATTTGTTTTTTCTATCTGCAATCTCTCCAAGTTCTCATCTATTTCCTGAATCTCAACTGGTAATTCTTTTCCTGATATATACTTATTTACTCCAACTACAATCTTGTTTCTCTCATCTATCTGTTTCTGGTATAGATAGGCCGCATCGGAAATCATCTTCTGAGGATAATTATTTTCAATTGCAGCGAGCATTCCGCCCATGTCATCTATTTTTTGTATAATGGCCAGAGCCTCCTCCTCCATTTGATCGGTCAATCTTTCAACAAAATATGATCCTCCAAGTGGGTCAATGGTATTTGCAACTCCTGACTCATCAGC
This genomic interval carries:
- a CDS encoding FHA domain-containing protein — its product is MNKTINVNSNIGKRLNKIRKSKSRCLLFNGKEIPLVGKITMGRDSKNAFVINDNMASRFHAVIQKIKDDYFIKDLNSTNGTFVNEMQVPKEKYVKLYDNDIIRIGRTEFSII
- the ahbD gene encoding heme b synthase; this encodes MKNLGINNLRIVFWELTKKCNLKCKHCRAEAEDFDYQGELTTEEIKDVIDNISTFANPILILTGGEPLYRSDIFDIAKYAKTKEFRLALATNGTLIDSKLAESIKNSGFERVSISIDGKDAVSHDGFRGIKGAFDESLRGVGFLKEYEVDFQFNATITNRNVDEIEGILRLSEEMGAKALHIFMLVPVGCGVQIVETDMISKEKYEEVLNWFYDRSKETKLEFKATCAPHYYRIIRQRAKEEGREITFETDGLSAMTRGCLSGTAVCFISHKGDVQACGYLPLIAGNVLETPFRDIWEKSELFTNLRDLSKLKGKCGICEYKTFCAGCRARAYSEYNDYLAEEPYCVYIPKRLRKREDGISTPSSHD
- the hemA gene encoding glutamyl-tRNA reductase: MDNQNGIPEIILIGMSHKTAPVKMREHFSLANENISEFLLRLCSCGIKEAVCISTCNRVEVYVASHDIKESVDSVLEIFEEISSLKRDDFEDSIYKKYSKEAILHLLTVASSLDSMVVGENEIIGQVKEAYRKSSIEKCTGQILNRLFHQAFNTAKRVRTETEIAKNPLSVAYIATELAKSIFEDISQKKALLVGAGEMGELILKYLTKCNIGEVIIANRSFHNAERIANNINREARIITLEDIRYSAAEVDIIISSVLTPEYMITPITAKSAIKRRGNQPLFMIDIAVPRSIEPEVGRINNVFLYNIDDLKSIADENLKSRLREVELAESLIELDAEEFYEWYEGLVVVPTIVKIQDKFDEIRKKELNKYKRRKLKHVSDEDFQLIEELTNQIMTKTLHNPIVYLKNHVTDGRGIGGHEKRTIRDKIRIIEELLGT
- the ccsA gene encoding cytochrome c biogenesis protein CcsA, translated to MENISSIWSYFYILSFVLILIILYLYFSRWHHHWRSFMALAFPFITIMLIISIPFINSTRRVTVETDYSVLTSHILPAHIFITIIGELFFFFSFVGSILYLVMEWQLRKKGSMRLIYQLPNLETIENFNAWAISRSLILLTVGIIIGVVMVFISYKSLSLGTAKEFHTYFSWIVIFTIFLIRRIKRIASHNISIINIAFFLLLMFLFIFTNIYITSGFHSLR
- a CDS encoding HDOD domain-containing protein; the protein is MKEVVEKVKTSIEKMPALSPVINKINEVANDKGASAQDLTDVIQLDPVLTAKVIRMVNSAYFGLSQQIKSLKQAVVMLGINTIKNVALSSSFLSIVNLKGQSSLDGEEFWQHSLGVAVASKLIARRLGVDETYIEEYFIAGLIHDIGKVLINNFFPDEMNEILAASSKKDEPIVEIEKRIMKLSHEEIGIAIGKKWKFENALLFAVGKHHHPVLQGSSAIFSMVVSVADTFVKILKVGFSGNYKIEPVPEEVWSAINQDEESIFSALSTINEEIEKAKLFLKQK
- a CDS encoding MBL fold metallo-hydrolase, with the translated sequence MNGLKITFWGVRGSVPVPGPSTVKYGGNTACFDLKSDDGDWIIFDAGTGLRVLGQSLDLSKNYDIHLFISHPHWDHINGFPFFPPVYIPGNRVTIYGPGTFELSLEDIINGQMKYTYFPVRTAELNAEFKYKELKEESFTLGNLYVETHMLNHPVTCLGYKIKYRDKVFVYLGDNEPYYNVFNDNDNEVDHFAKDMNNRLAEFVKGADTLISDAQYIPSEYESKRGWGHSTTHDLVNMSIKSGVKKIFFFHHEPMRSDRELDFIVDHYRKKIKEKGYDIEIYAAMENATYDV
- a CDS encoding AMP-binding protein; its protein translation is MNWNIGYISSKRAAITPEKTAFIFEDKRYTYKALDQGVNRFVDYMHKIGIKKGDRIAVVMLNCPEFLEIYLACAKLGVIFVPLNWRMVGPELEYQINDSGSRLLAFHDSFTMNIDSIRSRVKVEKGRYVYLKSGNSDTPLCPEWAIDYNDAIKEGSTDELHGPSIVSLDDPLSIVYTSGTTGNPKGAVLSHGQTYFKTFQIRSYIDITSEDIILAQLPLFHSGGLFIVATPALCNGIPMIMRRGFDANQFAEDIQKYRATIVFALTTMWNFILKTGKLDEVDVSSVKYSLGGGERTPTSLFRELSKRGIHLQVGFGQTENSAMTTVPREFVQSKIGSVGLPGFFTNIWIADEDGKEVPMGQVGRMLAQGPCVMSGYWNLPDKTNEVLNNGVLDTGDLGYKDEDGFLYLVDRAKDMYRSGGENVYPAEIEKVLYAHSKIADVAIIGVPDKKWAEVGKAFVVLKEGETLTLEEIHMFLEGKVAKYKYPRHLEILKEFPMTSTFKIKKAALKDKEREK
- a CDS encoding cobalamin B12-binding domain-containing protein, encoding MTNMKRIKILVAKPGLDGHDRGAKIIAKAYRDAGYEVVYTGLHQSPDEIVDAAIQEDVDMIALSSLAGAHKYHFPRVVELLKENGADDIIVCGGGIFPEDDIPLLKNAGIKEIFKPGSSLEEIVYWVKENVKRGDKDFEN